A genomic window from Macaca mulatta isolate MMU2019108-1 chromosome 19, T2T-MMU8v2.0, whole genome shotgun sequence includes:
- the LILRB3 gene encoding leukocyte immunoglobulin-like receptor subfamily B member 3 isoform X3: MRQSHDKKDPASERPHPVCVSVLPAPRVHPSAEPGPLGGDAMTPALTALLCLGLSLDTRTHVQAGPLPKPALWAEPDSVIIRGSPVTIWCRGTLEAQEYRLDKEGSTEPWDTQKPLEPRNKARFSIPSMTEHYAGRFHCYYLSPEGWSERSDPLELVVTGVYSKPTLSVLPSPVVASGGNVTLQCGSQQGYHHFVLIEEGEHRLPRTLDSQQLHSGQFQALFPVGPVTPSHRWTFRCYYYYRNTPQVWSHPSDPLEILASGVSRKPSLLMLQGPVVAPGETLTLQCGSNVGYDRFALYKEGERDFLQRPGQLQGGLSQANFTLGPVRGSHGGQYRCYGAHNLSSEWSAPSDPLDILISRQVYDTVSLSVQPGPTVASGENVTLLCQSWGQFHTFLLTKEGAAHPPLRLRSKYRAHKYQAEFPMGPVTSAHAGTYRCYGSHSYSPHLLSLPSDPLELMVSGPSGGSSPPPAGPRSTPGGLEDQPLNPSGSGPQSGLGRYLEALIGVSVAFVLLLFLLLFLVLRRQRQSKHKISDQRKTDFQRPAGAAEPEPKDRGLLRRSSAAADVQEENLYAAMKDTQPEDGVELDSQSPHDEDPQAVTYARVKHSGPRREMASPPSPLSEEFLDTKDTQAEEDRQMDTEAAASEDPQDVTYAQLQSLTLRREATEPPPSQEGEPPAEPSVYATLAIH, translated from the exons ATGAGACAATCCCATGACAAGAAGGACCCAGCCTCCGAGCGGCCACaccctgtgtgtgtctctgtcctgCCAGCACCGAGGGTTCATCCATCTGCAGAGCCCGGGCCACTGGGAGGAGACGCCATGACCCCCGCCCTCACAGCCCTGCTCTGCCTCG GGCTGAGTCTGGACACCAGGACCCACGTGCAGGCAG GGCCCCTCCCCAAACCCGCCCTCTGGGCTGAGCCAGACTCTGTGATCATCCGGGGGAGCCCCGTGACCATCTGGTGTCGGGGGACCCTGGAGGCCCAGGAGTACCGTCTGGATAAAGAGGGAAGCACAGAGCCCTGGGACACACAGAAACCACTGGAGCCCAGGAACAAGGCCAGATTCTCCATCCCATCCATGACAGAGCACTATGCAGGGAGATTTCACTGTTACTATCTCAGCCCTGAAGGCTGGTCAGAGCGCAGTGACCCCCTGGAGCTGGTGGTGACAG GAGTCTACAGCAAACCCACCCTCTCAGTCCTGCCCAGCCCTGTGGTGGCCTCAGGAGGGAACGTGACCCTCCAATGTGGCTCACAGCAGGGATATCACCATTTTGTTCTGATTGAGGAAGGAGAACACAGGCTCCCCCGGACCCTGGACTCACAGCAGCTCCACAGTGGGCAGTTCCAGGCCCTGTTCCCTGTGGGCCCCGTGACCCCCAGCCACAGGTGGACGTTCAGATGCTATTACTATTATAGGAACACCCCCCAGGTGTGGTCCCACCCCAGTGACCCCCTGGAGATTCTGGCCTCAG GCGTGTCTAGGAAGCCCTCCCTCCTGATGCTGCAGGGCCCTGTCGTGGCCCCTGGAGAGACCCTGACCCTGCAGTGTGGCTCTAACGTCGGCTACGACAGATTCGCTCTGTACAAGGAGGGAGAACGTGACTTCCTCCAGCGCCCTGGTCAGCTCCAGGGTGGGCTCTCCCAGGCCAACTTCACCCTGGGCCCTGTGAGGGGCTCCCACGGGGGCCAGTACAGATGCTACGGTGCACACAACCTCTCCTCCGAGTGGTCGGCCCCCAGTGACCCCCTGGACATCCTGATCTCAA GACAGGTCTATGACACGGTCTCCCTCTCGGTgcagccgggccccacggtggcctcagGAGAGAACGTGACCCTGCTGTGTCAGTCATGGGGACAGTTCCACACTTTCCTTCTGACCAAGGAGGGGGCAGCCCATCCCCCGCTGCGTCTGAGATCAAAGTACCGAGCTCATAAGTACCAGGCTGAATTCCCCATGGGTCCTGTGACGTCAGCCCACGCGGGGACCTACAGGTGCTACGGCTCACACAGCTACAGTCCCCACCTGCTGTCTCTCCCCAGTGACCCCCTGGAGCTCATGGTCTCAG GTCCCTCTGGAGGCTCCAGCCCCCCACCCGCAGGGCCACGCTCCACCCCTG GAGGCCTTGAAGACCAGCCCCTCAACCCCTCAGGGTCAGGCCCCCAGAGTG GTCTGGGAAGATACCTGGAGGCTTTGATTGGGGTCTCGGTGGCCTTCGTCctgctgctcttcctcctcctcttcctcgtcCTCCGACGTCAGCGTCAGAGCAAACACAAGATATCAG ACCAGAGAAAGACTGATTTCCAGCGTCCTGCAGGGGCTGCGGAGCCAGAGCCCAAGGACAGGGGCCTGCTGAGGAG GTCCAGCGCAGCTGCTGACGTCCAGGAAGAAAACCTct ATGCTGCCATGAAGGACACACAGCCTGAGGACGGGGTGGAGCTGGACAGTCAG AGCCCACACGATGAAGACCCCCAGGCAGTGACGTATGCCCGGGTGAAACACTCCGGACCTAGGAGAGAAAtggcctcccctccctccccactgtcCGAGGAATTCCTGGACACAAAGGACACACAGGCGGAAGAGGACAGGCAGATGGACACTGAG GCTGCTGCATCTGAAGACCCCCAGGATGTGACCTACGCCCAGCTGCAGAGCTTGACCCTCAGACGGGAGGCAACTGAGCCTCCTCCATCCCAAGAAGGGGAACCTCCAGCTGAGCCCAGTGTCTACGCCACCCTGGCCATCCACTAG
- the LILRB3 gene encoding leukocyte immunoglobulin-like receptor subfamily B member 3 isoform X17, which translates to MRQSHDKKDPASERPHPVCVSVLPAPRVHPSAEPGPLGGDAMTPALTALLCLGLSLDTRTHVQAGPLPKPALWAEPDSVIIRGSPVTIWCRGTLEAQEYRLDKEGSTEPWDTQKPLEPRNKARFSIPSMTEHYAGRFHCYYLSPEGWSERSDPLELVVTGVYSKPTLSVLPSPVVASGGNVTLQCGSQQGYHHFVLIEEGEHRLPRTLDSQQLHSGQFQALFPVGPVTPSHRWTFRCYYYYRNTPQVWSHPSDPLEILASGVSRKPSLLMLQGPVVAPGETLTLQCGSNVGYDRFALYKEGERDFLQRPGQLQGGLSQANFTLGPVRGSHGGQYRCYGAHNLSSEWSAPSDPLDILISRQVYDTVSLSVQPGPTVASGENVTLLCQSWGQFHTFLLTKEGAAHPPLRLRSKYRAHKYQAEFPMGPVTSAHAGTYRCYGSHSYSPHLLSLPSDPLELMVSGPSGGSSPPPAGPRSTPGGLEDQPLNPSGSGPQSGLGRYLEALIGVSVAFVLLLFLLLFLVLRRQRQSKHKISDQRKTDFQRPAGAAEPEPKDRGLLRRSSAAADVQEENLSDAAMKDTQPEDGVELDSQAAASEDPQDVTYAQLQSLTLRREATEPPPSQEGEPPAEPSVYATLAIH; encoded by the exons ATGAGACAATCCCATGACAAGAAGGACCCAGCCTCCGAGCGGCCACaccctgtgtgtgtctctgtcctgCCAGCACCGAGGGTTCATCCATCTGCAGAGCCCGGGCCACTGGGAGGAGACGCCATGACCCCCGCCCTCACAGCCCTGCTCTGCCTCG GGCTGAGTCTGGACACCAGGACCCACGTGCAGGCAG GGCCCCTCCCCAAACCCGCCCTCTGGGCTGAGCCAGACTCTGTGATCATCCGGGGGAGCCCCGTGACCATCTGGTGTCGGGGGACCCTGGAGGCCCAGGAGTACCGTCTGGATAAAGAGGGAAGCACAGAGCCCTGGGACACACAGAAACCACTGGAGCCCAGGAACAAGGCCAGATTCTCCATCCCATCCATGACAGAGCACTATGCAGGGAGATTTCACTGTTACTATCTCAGCCCTGAAGGCTGGTCAGAGCGCAGTGACCCCCTGGAGCTGGTGGTGACAG GAGTCTACAGCAAACCCACCCTCTCAGTCCTGCCCAGCCCTGTGGTGGCCTCAGGAGGGAACGTGACCCTCCAATGTGGCTCACAGCAGGGATATCACCATTTTGTTCTGATTGAGGAAGGAGAACACAGGCTCCCCCGGACCCTGGACTCACAGCAGCTCCACAGTGGGCAGTTCCAGGCCCTGTTCCCTGTGGGCCCCGTGACCCCCAGCCACAGGTGGACGTTCAGATGCTATTACTATTATAGGAACACCCCCCAGGTGTGGTCCCACCCCAGTGACCCCCTGGAGATTCTGGCCTCAG GCGTGTCTAGGAAGCCCTCCCTCCTGATGCTGCAGGGCCCTGTCGTGGCCCCTGGAGAGACCCTGACCCTGCAGTGTGGCTCTAACGTCGGCTACGACAGATTCGCTCTGTACAAGGAGGGAGAACGTGACTTCCTCCAGCGCCCTGGTCAGCTCCAGGGTGGGCTCTCCCAGGCCAACTTCACCCTGGGCCCTGTGAGGGGCTCCCACGGGGGCCAGTACAGATGCTACGGTGCACACAACCTCTCCTCCGAGTGGTCGGCCCCCAGTGACCCCCTGGACATCCTGATCTCAA GACAGGTCTATGACACGGTCTCCCTCTCGGTgcagccgggccccacggtggcctcagGAGAGAACGTGACCCTGCTGTGTCAGTCATGGGGACAGTTCCACACTTTCCTTCTGACCAAGGAGGGGGCAGCCCATCCCCCGCTGCGTCTGAGATCAAAGTACCGAGCTCATAAGTACCAGGCTGAATTCCCCATGGGTCCTGTGACGTCAGCCCACGCGGGGACCTACAGGTGCTACGGCTCACACAGCTACAGTCCCCACCTGCTGTCTCTCCCCAGTGACCCCCTGGAGCTCATGGTCTCAG GTCCCTCTGGAGGCTCCAGCCCCCCACCCGCAGGGCCACGCTCCACCCCTG GAGGCCTTGAAGACCAGCCCCTCAACCCCTCAGGGTCAGGCCCCCAGAGTG GTCTGGGAAGATACCTGGAGGCTTTGATTGGGGTCTCGGTGGCCTTCGTCctgctgctcttcctcctcctcttcctcgtcCTCCGACGTCAGCGTCAGAGCAAACACAAGATATCAG ACCAGAGAAAGACTGATTTCCAGCGTCCTGCAGGGGCTGCGGAGCCAGAGCCCAAGGACAGGGGCCTGCTGAGGAG GTCCAGCGCAGCTGCTGACGTCCAGGAAGAAAACCTct CAGATGCTGCCATGAAGGACACACAGCCTGAGGACGGGGTGGAGCTGGACAGTCAG GCTGCTGCATCTGAAGACCCCCAGGATGTGACCTACGCCCAGCTGCAGAGCTTGACCCTCAGACGGGAGGCAACTGAGCCTCCTCCATCCCAAGAAGGGGAACCTCCAGCTGAGCCCAGTGTCTACGCCACCCTGGCCATCCACTAG
- the LILRB3 gene encoding leukocyte immunoglobulin-like receptor subfamily B member 3 isoform X16, with amino-acid sequence MRQSHDKKDPASERPHPVCVSVLPAPRVHPSAEPGPLGGDAMTPALTALLCLGLSLDTRTHVQAGPLPKPALWAEPDSVIIRGSPVTIWCRGTLEAQEYRLDKEGSTEPWDTQKPLEPRNKARFSIPSMTEHYAGRFHCYYLSPEGWSERSDPLELVVTGVYSKPTLSVLPSPVVASGGNVTLQCGSQQGYHHFVLIEEGEHRLPRTLDSQQLHSGQFQALFPVGPVTPSHRWTFRCYYYYRNTPQVWSHPSDPLEILASGVSRKPSLLMLQGPVVAPGETLTLQCGSNVGYDRFALYKEGERDFLQRPGQLQGGLSQANFTLGPVRGSHGGQYRCYGAHNLSSEWSAPSDPLDILISSEEPSGFSQGPRLCTGPAGGAKPGPTVASGENVTLLCQSWGQFHTFLLTKEGAAHPPLRLRSKYRAHKYQAEFPMGPVTSAHAGTYRCYGSHSYSPHLLSLPSDPLELMVSGPSGGSSPPPAGPRSTPGGLEDQPLNPSGSGPQSGLGRYLEALIGVSVAFVLLLFLLLFLVLRRQRQSKHKISDQRKTDFQRPAGAAEPEPKDRGLLRRSSAAADVQEENLYAAMKDTQPEDGVELDSQAAASEDPQDVTYAQLQSLTLRREATEPPPSQEGEPPAEPSVYATLAIH; translated from the exons ATGAGACAATCCCATGACAAGAAGGACCCAGCCTCCGAGCGGCCACaccctgtgtgtgtctctgtcctgCCAGCACCGAGGGTTCATCCATCTGCAGAGCCCGGGCCACTGGGAGGAGACGCCATGACCCCCGCCCTCACAGCCCTGCTCTGCCTCG GGCTGAGTCTGGACACCAGGACCCACGTGCAGGCAG GGCCCCTCCCCAAACCCGCCCTCTGGGCTGAGCCAGACTCTGTGATCATCCGGGGGAGCCCCGTGACCATCTGGTGTCGGGGGACCCTGGAGGCCCAGGAGTACCGTCTGGATAAAGAGGGAAGCACAGAGCCCTGGGACACACAGAAACCACTGGAGCCCAGGAACAAGGCCAGATTCTCCATCCCATCCATGACAGAGCACTATGCAGGGAGATTTCACTGTTACTATCTCAGCCCTGAAGGCTGGTCAGAGCGCAGTGACCCCCTGGAGCTGGTGGTGACAG GAGTCTACAGCAAACCCACCCTCTCAGTCCTGCCCAGCCCTGTGGTGGCCTCAGGAGGGAACGTGACCCTCCAATGTGGCTCACAGCAGGGATATCACCATTTTGTTCTGATTGAGGAAGGAGAACACAGGCTCCCCCGGACCCTGGACTCACAGCAGCTCCACAGTGGGCAGTTCCAGGCCCTGTTCCCTGTGGGCCCCGTGACCCCCAGCCACAGGTGGACGTTCAGATGCTATTACTATTATAGGAACACCCCCCAGGTGTGGTCCCACCCCAGTGACCCCCTGGAGATTCTGGCCTCAG GCGTGTCTAGGAAGCCCTCCCTCCTGATGCTGCAGGGCCCTGTCGTGGCCCCTGGAGAGACCCTGACCCTGCAGTGTGGCTCTAACGTCGGCTACGACAGATTCGCTCTGTACAAGGAGGGAGAACGTGACTTCCTCCAGCGCCCTGGTCAGCTCCAGGGTGGGCTCTCCCAGGCCAACTTCACCCTGGGCCCTGTGAGGGGCTCCCACGGGGGCCAGTACAGATGCTACGGTGCACACAACCTCTCCTCCGAGTGGTCGGCCCCCAGTGACCCCCTGGACATCCTGATCTCAAGTGAGGAGCCCAGCGGGTTCAGTCAGGGACCCAGGCTCTGCACAGGCCCTGCTGGGGGAGCCAAG ccgggccccacggtggcctcagGAGAGAACGTGACCCTGCTGTGTCAGTCATGGGGACAGTTCCACACTTTCCTTCTGACCAAGGAGGGGGCAGCCCATCCCCCGCTGCGTCTGAGATCAAAGTACCGAGCTCATAAGTACCAGGCTGAATTCCCCATGGGTCCTGTGACGTCAGCCCACGCGGGGACCTACAGGTGCTACGGCTCACACAGCTACAGTCCCCACCTGCTGTCTCTCCCCAGTGACCCCCTGGAGCTCATGGTCTCAG GTCCCTCTGGAGGCTCCAGCCCCCCACCCGCAGGGCCACGCTCCACCCCTG GAGGCCTTGAAGACCAGCCCCTCAACCCCTCAGGGTCAGGCCCCCAGAGTG GTCTGGGAAGATACCTGGAGGCTTTGATTGGGGTCTCGGTGGCCTTCGTCctgctgctcttcctcctcctcttcctcgtcCTCCGACGTCAGCGTCAGAGCAAACACAAGATATCAG ACCAGAGAAAGACTGATTTCCAGCGTCCTGCAGGGGCTGCGGAGCCAGAGCCCAAGGACAGGGGCCTGCTGAGGAG GTCCAGCGCAGCTGCTGACGTCCAGGAAGAAAACCTct ATGCTGCCATGAAGGACACACAGCCTGAGGACGGGGTGGAGCTGGACAGTCAG GCTGCTGCATCTGAAGACCCCCAGGATGTGACCTACGCCCAGCTGCAGAGCTTGACCCTCAGACGGGAGGCAACTGAGCCTCCTCCATCCCAAGAAGGGGAACCTCCAGCTGAGCCCAGTGTCTACGCCACCCTGGCCATCCACTAG
- the LILRB3 gene encoding leukocyte immunoglobulin-like receptor subfamily B member 3 isoform X2 translates to MRQSHDKKDPASERPHPVCVSVLPAPRVHPSAEPGPLGGDAMTPALTALLCLGLSLDTRTHVQAGPLPKPALWAEPDSVIIRGSPVTIWCRGTLEAQEYRLDKEGSTEPWDTQKPLEPRNKARFSIPSMTEHYAGRFHCYYLSPEGWSERSDPLELVVTGVYSKPTLSVLPSPVVASGGNVTLQCGSQQGYHHFVLIEEGEHRLPRTLDSQQLHSGQFQALFPVGPVTPSHRWTFRCYYYYRNTPQVWSHPSDPLEILASGVSRKPSLLMLQGPVVAPGETLTLQCGSNVGYDRFALYKEGERDFLQRPGQLQGGLSQANFTLGPVRGSHGGQYRCYGAHNLSSEWSAPSDPLDILISRQVYDTVSLSVQPGPTVASGENVTLLCQSWGQFHTFLLTKEGAAHPPLRLRSKYRAHKYQAEFPMGPVTSAHAGTYRCYGSHSYSPHLLSLPSDPLELMVSGPSGGSSPPPAGPRSTPGGLEDQPLNPSGSGPQSGLGRYLEALIGVSVAFVLLLFLLLFLVLRRQRQSKHKISDQRKTDFQRPAGAAEPEPKDRGLLRRSSAAADVQEENLYAAMKDTQPEDGVELDSQQSPHDEDPQAVTYARVKHSGPRREMASPPSPLSEEFLDTKDTQAEEDRQMDTEAAASEDPQDVTYAQLQSLTLRREATEPPPSQEGEPPAEPSVYATLAIH, encoded by the exons ATGAGACAATCCCATGACAAGAAGGACCCAGCCTCCGAGCGGCCACaccctgtgtgtgtctctgtcctgCCAGCACCGAGGGTTCATCCATCTGCAGAGCCCGGGCCACTGGGAGGAGACGCCATGACCCCCGCCCTCACAGCCCTGCTCTGCCTCG GGCTGAGTCTGGACACCAGGACCCACGTGCAGGCAG GGCCCCTCCCCAAACCCGCCCTCTGGGCTGAGCCAGACTCTGTGATCATCCGGGGGAGCCCCGTGACCATCTGGTGTCGGGGGACCCTGGAGGCCCAGGAGTACCGTCTGGATAAAGAGGGAAGCACAGAGCCCTGGGACACACAGAAACCACTGGAGCCCAGGAACAAGGCCAGATTCTCCATCCCATCCATGACAGAGCACTATGCAGGGAGATTTCACTGTTACTATCTCAGCCCTGAAGGCTGGTCAGAGCGCAGTGACCCCCTGGAGCTGGTGGTGACAG GAGTCTACAGCAAACCCACCCTCTCAGTCCTGCCCAGCCCTGTGGTGGCCTCAGGAGGGAACGTGACCCTCCAATGTGGCTCACAGCAGGGATATCACCATTTTGTTCTGATTGAGGAAGGAGAACACAGGCTCCCCCGGACCCTGGACTCACAGCAGCTCCACAGTGGGCAGTTCCAGGCCCTGTTCCCTGTGGGCCCCGTGACCCCCAGCCACAGGTGGACGTTCAGATGCTATTACTATTATAGGAACACCCCCCAGGTGTGGTCCCACCCCAGTGACCCCCTGGAGATTCTGGCCTCAG GCGTGTCTAGGAAGCCCTCCCTCCTGATGCTGCAGGGCCCTGTCGTGGCCCCTGGAGAGACCCTGACCCTGCAGTGTGGCTCTAACGTCGGCTACGACAGATTCGCTCTGTACAAGGAGGGAGAACGTGACTTCCTCCAGCGCCCTGGTCAGCTCCAGGGTGGGCTCTCCCAGGCCAACTTCACCCTGGGCCCTGTGAGGGGCTCCCACGGGGGCCAGTACAGATGCTACGGTGCACACAACCTCTCCTCCGAGTGGTCGGCCCCCAGTGACCCCCTGGACATCCTGATCTCAA GACAGGTCTATGACACGGTCTCCCTCTCGGTgcagccgggccccacggtggcctcagGAGAGAACGTGACCCTGCTGTGTCAGTCATGGGGACAGTTCCACACTTTCCTTCTGACCAAGGAGGGGGCAGCCCATCCCCCGCTGCGTCTGAGATCAAAGTACCGAGCTCATAAGTACCAGGCTGAATTCCCCATGGGTCCTGTGACGTCAGCCCACGCGGGGACCTACAGGTGCTACGGCTCACACAGCTACAGTCCCCACCTGCTGTCTCTCCCCAGTGACCCCCTGGAGCTCATGGTCTCAG GTCCCTCTGGAGGCTCCAGCCCCCCACCCGCAGGGCCACGCTCCACCCCTG GAGGCCTTGAAGACCAGCCCCTCAACCCCTCAGGGTCAGGCCCCCAGAGTG GTCTGGGAAGATACCTGGAGGCTTTGATTGGGGTCTCGGTGGCCTTCGTCctgctgctcttcctcctcctcttcctcgtcCTCCGACGTCAGCGTCAGAGCAAACACAAGATATCAG ACCAGAGAAAGACTGATTTCCAGCGTCCTGCAGGGGCTGCGGAGCCAGAGCCCAAGGACAGGGGCCTGCTGAGGAG GTCCAGCGCAGCTGCTGACGTCCAGGAAGAAAACCTct ATGCTGCCATGAAGGACACACAGCCTGAGGACGGGGTGGAGCTGGACAGTCAG CAGAGCCCACACGATGAAGACCCCCAGGCAGTGACGTATGCCCGGGTGAAACACTCCGGACCTAGGAGAGAAAtggcctcccctccctccccactgtcCGAGGAATTCCTGGACACAAAGGACACACAGGCGGAAGAGGACAGGCAGATGGACACTGAG GCTGCTGCATCTGAAGACCCCCAGGATGTGACCTACGCCCAGCTGCAGAGCTTGACCCTCAGACGGGAGGCAACTGAGCCTCCTCCATCCCAAGAAGGGGAACCTCCAGCTGAGCCCAGTGTCTACGCCACCCTGGCCATCCACTAG
- the LILRB3 gene encoding leukocyte immunoglobulin-like receptor subfamily B member 3 isoform X13, whose protein sequence is MRQSHDKKDPASERPHPVCVSVLPAPRVHPSAEPGPLGGDAMTPALTALLCLGLSLDTRTHVQAGPLPKPALWAEPDSVIIRGSPVTIWCRGTLEAQEYRLDKEGSTEPWDTQKPLEPRNKARFSIPSMTEHYAGRFHCYYLSPEGWSERSDPLELVVTGVYSKPTLSVLPSPVVASGGNVTLQCGSQQGYHHFVLIEEGEHRLPRTLDSQQLHSGQFQALFPVGPVTPSHRWTFRCYYYYRNTPQVWSHPSDPLEILASGVSRKPSLLMLQGPVVAPGETLTLQCGSNVGYDRFALYKEGERDFLQRPGQLQGGLSQANFTLGPVRGSHGGQYRCYGAHNLSSEWSAPSDPLDILISSEEPSGFSQGPRLCTGPAGGAKPGPTVASGENVTLLCQSWGQFHTFLLTKEGAAHPPLRLRSKYRAHKYQAEFPMGPVTSAHAGTYRCYGSHSYSPHLLSLPSDPLELMVSGPSGGSSPPPAGPRSTPDPGGLEDQPLNPSGSGPQSGLGRYLEALIGVSVAFVLLLFLLLFLVLRRQRQSKHKISDQRKTDFQRPAGAAEPEPKDRGLLRRSSAAADVQEENLSDAAMKDTQPEDGVELDSQAAASEDPQDVTYAQLQSLTLRREATEPPPSQEGEPPAEPSVYATLAIH, encoded by the exons ATGAGACAATCCCATGACAAGAAGGACCCAGCCTCCGAGCGGCCACaccctgtgtgtgtctctgtcctgCCAGCACCGAGGGTTCATCCATCTGCAGAGCCCGGGCCACTGGGAGGAGACGCCATGACCCCCGCCCTCACAGCCCTGCTCTGCCTCG GGCTGAGTCTGGACACCAGGACCCACGTGCAGGCAG GGCCCCTCCCCAAACCCGCCCTCTGGGCTGAGCCAGACTCTGTGATCATCCGGGGGAGCCCCGTGACCATCTGGTGTCGGGGGACCCTGGAGGCCCAGGAGTACCGTCTGGATAAAGAGGGAAGCACAGAGCCCTGGGACACACAGAAACCACTGGAGCCCAGGAACAAGGCCAGATTCTCCATCCCATCCATGACAGAGCACTATGCAGGGAGATTTCACTGTTACTATCTCAGCCCTGAAGGCTGGTCAGAGCGCAGTGACCCCCTGGAGCTGGTGGTGACAG GAGTCTACAGCAAACCCACCCTCTCAGTCCTGCCCAGCCCTGTGGTGGCCTCAGGAGGGAACGTGACCCTCCAATGTGGCTCACAGCAGGGATATCACCATTTTGTTCTGATTGAGGAAGGAGAACACAGGCTCCCCCGGACCCTGGACTCACAGCAGCTCCACAGTGGGCAGTTCCAGGCCCTGTTCCCTGTGGGCCCCGTGACCCCCAGCCACAGGTGGACGTTCAGATGCTATTACTATTATAGGAACACCCCCCAGGTGTGGTCCCACCCCAGTGACCCCCTGGAGATTCTGGCCTCAG GCGTGTCTAGGAAGCCCTCCCTCCTGATGCTGCAGGGCCCTGTCGTGGCCCCTGGAGAGACCCTGACCCTGCAGTGTGGCTCTAACGTCGGCTACGACAGATTCGCTCTGTACAAGGAGGGAGAACGTGACTTCCTCCAGCGCCCTGGTCAGCTCCAGGGTGGGCTCTCCCAGGCCAACTTCACCCTGGGCCCTGTGAGGGGCTCCCACGGGGGCCAGTACAGATGCTACGGTGCACACAACCTCTCCTCCGAGTGGTCGGCCCCCAGTGACCCCCTGGACATCCTGATCTCAAGTGAGGAGCCCAGCGGGTTCAGTCAGGGACCCAGGCTCTGCACAGGCCCTGCTGGGGGAGCCAAG ccgggccccacggtggcctcagGAGAGAACGTGACCCTGCTGTGTCAGTCATGGGGACAGTTCCACACTTTCCTTCTGACCAAGGAGGGGGCAGCCCATCCCCCGCTGCGTCTGAGATCAAAGTACCGAGCTCATAAGTACCAGGCTGAATTCCCCATGGGTCCTGTGACGTCAGCCCACGCGGGGACCTACAGGTGCTACGGCTCACACAGCTACAGTCCCCACCTGCTGTCTCTCCCCAGTGACCCCCTGGAGCTCATGGTCTCAG GTCCCTCTGGAGGCTCCAGCCCCCCACCCGCAGGGCCACGCTCCACCCCTG ACCCAGGAGGCCTTGAAGACCAGCCCCTCAACCCCTCAGGGTCAGGCCCCCAGAGTG GTCTGGGAAGATACCTGGAGGCTTTGATTGGGGTCTCGGTGGCCTTCGTCctgctgctcttcctcctcctcttcctcgtcCTCCGACGTCAGCGTCAGAGCAAACACAAGATATCAG ACCAGAGAAAGACTGATTTCCAGCGTCCTGCAGGGGCTGCGGAGCCAGAGCCCAAGGACAGGGGCCTGCTGAGGAG GTCCAGCGCAGCTGCTGACGTCCAGGAAGAAAACCTct CAGATGCTGCCATGAAGGACACACAGCCTGAGGACGGGGTGGAGCTGGACAGTCAG GCTGCTGCATCTGAAGACCCCCAGGATGTGACCTACGCCCAGCTGCAGAGCTTGACCCTCAGACGGGAGGCAACTGAGCCTCCTCCATCCCAAGAAGGGGAACCTCCAGCTGAGCCCAGTGTCTACGCCACCCTGGCCATCCACTAG